AACCTTGTCCAAATCCTCTTTTGATATCCCAGATTTCAGGACATGGATATAAACAGAGCCCTTGCCAAAACAGTTTTGGTCAAAAAGTTTCTTAACTATTGTCCTGCTTATCCTTATATATTCGCTTCTTTTTACCTTAGGCATGGATACAATAGCAATTATGGAATATATAAACATGTGGTCTAAATTTAGTCCCTTATGAGCCTAATTAGAAACCTTTAAATAGAAGCAAGTGTTTATTGCATTCATTATGGAAAAATCTGTATTTTTAAAGGAAGAGGGCAACACGCCCAAAAACAGGATATGGAGCTTTTTAATAGTCCATTCAGAATATGACTATTCTATGAAAGATATTGCAAGATTTTCAAAAGTTGGCTACACTACACTAAAAGAAATTTGGAAAGAGCTCAGACTGAAAAATATAGTAGTCCAGACAAGAACTGTTGGAAAAGCAAAGATGTTCAGATTGAATCTTAAGAACCCTGTTGTGAATAAATTTACAGATTATTATTGGACAGTTGTAGATTCAGTTGTCAGAAGAGAAAACAATGTTGAAGAACAAAATCAGCATGGTTCGCCATCAATTGGCGCAATTCCTGTTTCTGCAAGGCATTTTTAGCTTCACATCCTGCACTTCCTTCACTAGCCTGCCCCATCCAGAACATTTTGAAACTAATCAGTCTTCTTTGTTCTGAACTGTTGCTGTAAAAGAGATATAACAGAATTAACTTAACTAATTTGGCAGCCTCGAAGTAGAGGCGGAACAGTCAAAATCAATTACAGAAACATGTCTTTATTTTGCTTCTAGGACGACACCTGGCTGGGTTTGGTGACATTAGGCGAGACTTTCAAGCTTAAGACTGCTTCTGTCCAGGGGGTGCCAATGCCTTCAACACTGCAAAAATCACGGAAATCCGGGATTAACTGCCTGTTTCTTTCTGGAATATCAGCTTTCCTGACCTGTGCTATTGCCCCTGCCAGCCTTTTGGGTAGATATGTATGTCTATTTCCTTCTTCATTTTAGCCCTCCAAAGAAACAGTGGCTATGAGTGTATTTAAGCCGAACGGCCATTTTTGGCTATCCGGCGTTTAAACTGAAGAAGGACGCCGTGGCCCAGATTTGAACTGGGAAATCCTTTCGGAAACAAGCTTAATGGTACTGTCCGTGAAAACAGTGTTTCCAGGCTTACGCTCAATATACCCGTGCTCATGAGAATATGATTTGCGCAGTACCAGGTTGTGCCACCACGGCAATCCAGTATGAAGTTGATGCAATCATTTTATAAATTTAATGACTTCTTGAGTTCCCGCTATTTCTGGCCTGTCGGCATCATTACAGGTATGCCTTTCTTGATTGCGTATTTTCTTTTGCATTTAGCGCAGACCAGGGCTGTCCTGCCGGAATTGTACTTAACATCTGATTTGCACATTGGGCAGGCTAGAATCCTGTAAAGCTCGACGGGAATCGGATCCTTTTTCGATGCTTTTCCTGCAACCTTCTTCTTTGCTGCCATTATCACGGCACAATGGCGAAAAATATAAAAATCTTTCCAAAAAAAGGAAAGTTTAAATATGAGCACTTGAATTGATATATAAAATTTGTGTGGGTTTTCGTCAGGTAAATAAATCCTTTAAAAAAGAGTGGTGGGGGACTGGTTGAATGCAAGCGTACGTGAAAAAATGCCCAGAGTGCAGCGGTATAAACTTGTTCTGGAATAAAGACCGCGGTGAGATCATCTGCCGTGACTGCGGCCTTGTTGTTGAGGAAAAAATGGTCGACTTTGACCAGGAATGGCGTGACTTTGATTCTGATCAGGGTGAGTCCAGGAGGCGCAGCGGCGCACCAATGACTTACACCCAATACGACCAGGGCCTGGGGACTGAGGTTGGTCGCAAAACAGACCTTTATGCCCTGGCCGGGAAGGATAGGAACAAGTTCTTCAGGCTCAGGAAATGGCAGTACAGGATATCAACTGCCATTGAAAGGAATCTCAAGCTCGCATTGTCTGAGCTGAAGAGGGTTTCATCTTATTTGAAACTGCCAAAATCAGTTGAAGAAGAATCTGCAAGGATTTACACAATGGCGGTGCAAAGGGGGCTTGTCCGCGGACGAAGCATGGAAAGCGTCGTTGCCGGGGCATTGTATGCTGCCTGCAGGCGCCATGACGTTCCAAGGACGCTTGATGAATTGTCAGAGGCATCCGGCATTGAAAAAAAGGAAATCGGCCGGACTTACCGCTTTGTGACAAGGGAGCTGGGAATCAACATCCTGCCGAGCAACCCGTCGGATTACATTGCAAGGTTCTCAAGCGCGCTTAAGCTCAGCGCTGAAACTCAGAGCAAGAGCATAGAAATCCTTGAAAGCGCGCAAAAGGCTGAGCTGACTTCAGGGAGAGGGCCGACAGGGATTGCTGCGGCTGCGCTTTATGTGAGCGCCTTGATCCATGGCGAGAAAAGGACCCAGAGGGAAGTTGCTGATGTCGCCGGCGTTACAGAGGTAACAATCAGGAACAGGTACAAGGAGCTTCTCGAAGAGCTCGACCTTGACAAGGAGATAAGGAGAGTCAGGAAGAGGAGGAGAGTGAGCTAGGCAGATCATTGAAATTTTTTTATTATTTTTTTCACAAAAATTATTTCATCGGCATAAATTGAAGACAGGCGAAGAGGCCAATTGCGTGGACAACCCAATGCCAGGAAACAACAGCAGGGAAACAGCCAGAGTTCTTGAAGGCTTGGTAAAGCAGGCTTACCGCGGCGCGCTTACGAATCCAAGAAGCCTTGCCATGAATATTACTGCCAGGCACCCATTGCTTGAAAAGCAGGTCGAAGGATATTATGGGCAGATGGTTGCCGAGATTGACAGGAAAGTTTCTGGTTATGAGTCAATTGATGCATGGAATAGCCTTGCCCCGTCTGATTTTTATGCTGCGGCATTGCTTAGCCAGGTTTCAAAAGTCCGCGCCATAAGGGATTTCAGCGCAAGCGGCACCAGCAGCAATTATGCCAAGGATTTGCTGACGTATGCCCTGGTTGATTATGCTGCAGATAGGATTGCCGCAAAAGCATTGCTTCAGGCTGCAGCCTTGCCCAGGGAAGAAAACAAAAAAGTCGGTGAATTGGCCCAGGTAGTCTAGGAATGGTTCAGAATCTGTGCATTTTTTTCTGGAAATCAGCTATCGTTCCTTGTTTTACCCGAATCCCTTCTTTTTTCAGCATCATGATTTTCTTCCTGGAATTCATCCTGCCTGCAAATCCGCCAAGGCTCCCGTCGCTGGCAACAACCCTGTGGCATGGAACTTCAGGGGCATAGGGATTGCATCGCAGTGCCTGGCCAACTGCCCGATATGCTTTGGTTTTCATTGCTTTTGCAATTGCCTTGTAGGTCGAAACTTTTCCTTTTGGGATTTTCCTGCAAAGCTTGTAGACTTTGTCTGCAAATTTCATTCCAACAGCCCCATTATCCTGGCAAAATTTTGCCCTGATTGATTTTTCTTGTAGCCCTGGGCTAATTTAATGATATCATCCTTATTTATTATAATCCTTTTTTCCCTTAAGATGTCGGTCGCATGCCCGAGTGTAAAAAATTGGCAAAACTGGGTGACATTTTTTGGCTTGTCTGTCCTCCTGCACCGCTCAAAATCAATCATGACCGCCTGCAGCCGCCTGTTTTTCCTGGATACTATGACATGCTTTGTCGGCCGTGTCATCTCGAGCTTGTTGATTCCCAGCCTGTCAAGTGTCCTGCACTGCTGCATGACATTGCGCAGCACAGCCAGTGTGTCTTTTTTGGACGCGGTTTCAAGGAAATCAATTATGTATTCGCCTTCCACAAACTTGTAGGCAAGCTGGCCATCTTCATATGCTACAAATTCTGGGCCAATTGAATGGGCATTGAGCAGCCTGAGCCATTCTGCCTCGCGGCCAATGGCATTTTCAGCTTTGCTGCCAAACCTCTTTTCCTTTATTGCGATTTTCACCCGGCCGAGCATTGCCGTGCTTACAACTCCGCGCTTTCCGCGTGCAAATAATCTCCTGTTTTTTGCTTTCCTTATTATTCCCGGCATTGGCTCATCCCCGGCCCGGCAGGTCATGCCTCTATCAAATAGACAAACAGCTTTTCAAAATCCATCTTTTTCTCTTTTATGATTTTAAACTTGAACTTTTGCCCTGCCAGCGCCCTTTCAATGTGCTTGCGGTTGGTGAGGGTGCTTATCAGCAGCAATATTTTTCCATTCTGTTTCAGATAATGCCTGGCTTGCCCAAGAAACCTTTCAACAATTTCGTATCCTTTTTCTCCTCCGTCCAAAGCAATGTCCTTTGCTTTCGGATGATTGGGCAAGTAAGGCGGATTGAAAATGATCAGGTCAAATTTGCCAAGCACTTTTGAAAAAAGGTCAGATTGCATGGCCTTAATTTTTGGGCCTGCGTTCTTCTTGAGAAGCTCCTTCACAGCCTCTGGGTCGATGTCGGCTGCAACGACCTCATCGCAGTATCTCCCGGCTTCCATGGCCTGTATGCCGGATCCAGTGCCCATGTCCAGCACCCGCCCCCTTGCAAAATCCCGTACAACTTCCTTAAGCAGAAGACTGTCTTCCCTTGGCCAGTATACCATTCCCCTCATTACTGTGGCAAAATATATAAACTTATCCTGCGTATAATGCCCTTAGATATATTCACTGTCATAATTATGGATAATCCGCTTTTGCTTGACGTGAAGATTCAGCAAGACTTTGACGAGTACATAAACTATCTTCCGCACAGGATACCCTGCAAATACATGATTTCTACAGTCGTTGACCTATGCTCGCATGATGAATTCAAGTGCCCGTTCAGGGGAGAGGAGGTTTATTCTTTTGCGCACGGCCCCAAGAGCGAATGCAAAAGGCCCAAAATCATGCACATGAAGGAAATTCTGGGATTGAAGAAATAGCTTGCTTTTTCTCCCACATGGCTGGAAAATTCTGACAGTTTAAGATTGGATTGGCGCCCTTCATGCCAAAAAGTCCAAAAATCACCCAAAAAAGAAAAAATAATATATATTCAAATCAAACATTAGCCCATTATGGGAAAAAAGGGTCAAATTACAGCCTTTATAATAATAGGCCTAGTGATATTGTTCTCAGTTGGCCTGTTTTTCTTCATAAGGTCGCAGACTTCTGTGTTCACCCCCCCTGAAGTGGTGCCAAAGGAGCTGGCTCCGATAAAGGAGCTGGCAGAGCAGTGCCTGGGAAATTCTGCAAGGGATGCGGTATTTCTTGCAAACAGCCAGGGAGGGTATGTCAAAATACCTGCTGAAATCTCAACTGACCCAAAAAAAACCGTCGGATATGGCATGAAAATCCCGCTGTGGTATTCCCAGGGGGAATACAGGATGCCTGAGCTGGCAGATATCAGCCAGGGCATTGCAAGGCACGTCCAGGATAATTTAGTCGCCTGCCTGGATAATTTCAGGGTTTTTGGCCAGCAATATGACATAACGCCTTTATCGGCTCCGATAGTTGAGGTTGCCATTGCTGAACGGCAGATAAACATCAATGTCGATTACCCATTGGAAATCAAAAACAAGCAAAGCACAGAAATAAGCAAGATTTCAAAATTCACAGCGACAATAGATGACAGCCTTGGCAGGAAATACAGGCTGGCCAAGGAAATTTTCGATTATGAAAATGACCATTACTTCCTGGAGAATATCACCTTCTGGATGATAAGCTCTGGCCTGCCAACCGAGGGCATGGAAATAACCTGTGACAGCAGGGAATGGAACATAGACAGCGACCTTGTCCCGCAACTGAAAATGATGATTTCTGCGAATTTGAGGTATCTGACTTTTGCAAATACCGACAGCATGCAGCCAGCATCGCCTTTTCCTGATTACTATGCCAATCTCTACATGGTAAGGCCAAGCAATGAGAATTACAATGGCTTGACTGTTGCCCCTGTCTTCAACACAAATTGGAACATAAATATGGATGTCATACCAAGCAAGGACAGGATTGTGAAGCCAGCAGTTTCGCCATTGCCTGTCATTGGCAGCTGCTTCAAGATTTACAATCACAAGTACAACGTTGTATACCCCCTGGTTTTCCAGATAACGGACAATACGGGCCAGGAGCCAAGCTTTTTCTTCTTTGCGACAGATGTTGTGCTGCTTTACAGCCTGCCCAACCGTGAGGCAAGGGTCACTGAGCCGCCGCTCATTGAAACGTCGGTAAATGAGGAATTCTGCAATGACAAAAGGTATGCAACAGATATTTTTGCGTATGATTCTTTCAGCGGGGACAGGCTTGAAGGCGTCAAGCTAAGGCACCAGTGCATTGGCCTTGCATGCGATATTGGCGAGACAAAATTGAGGATGGCAGATGACGGCTATGTTGGCACATTCCTTGACGCTATGCTGCCGGGATGCATGGGCGGAATCCTGATAGGAGAAAAAGAGGGGTATGTTAGGGGAGTGACTACAGATGTGATGACCGGCAGCATAACAGAGAATGGGGTTACGGCAGTCCATCAGGGAAACCAGGAAAATGTCGAGCTTATCCCATTGAAAAAATTGGAAATAGGGATGAACCCAATGGAAGTTAACCCCATCACCAACGTTGCCTATCCAAGAAGCATGGATCCGACTTACAAGTACATCATAACTCTGCGAAACCAGGACAAGGGGCATGAACAGACAATATTTTATCCTGATGAGGAAAGTGATGAAACGCCGACTATCAGCCTGATGATAAGCGATGATGTTTATTATCTTGACCTGAAAGTTTTGGATGAATTTGACAACTGGGTGGCCGGCACAACAATTTCAGTCTGGGGGCCTGGCGCCTCGAATGTTTACCAGAACAGCAAAGTTATTTTCAGGCCCGTGATGCTCGGTACAAACCCGGCTACTGATGATGAGTTCACGGTGCTTTACAATCTCGTGAAAGACAAGTCATTGGAATACACACCACAGTTTGCCCCATAAAAATGCCAAGCAACAGAAAAAACGGACAAGGGAATGACTCAGCGGGAATTGCTATGAGTCGGACAGAAGCAAGCGCAGTCCTGAGATTGGCGTGCATTTATGGAGTGATTGGGCTCATTATCACGCTGCCGGTTGCATCAGTGACAATCCTTAATATTGATGTAATTGCCCTTGAGCAAGGCGCTACAATAGAGTGGCAGACTGATGCCCTTGCAAATTCAACAGTAAATTACGGGATAACATCAGCAATGTCATCGCACACTGGCAGCCAGGACATGGTTACATCCCATTCAGTCGATATTTCCTCGTTGGTTGCCAACACTGATTATAGCTACCAGGTTCAATCCTGTGCAGGGCCTGGCGACTGCGACATCAGCGGCATTCTGCAGTTTTCAACATTGGCTGAAGGCACAACATCCAGCGACACGCTTTTCATGGAGCTTGGTGGCCAGTTGGGCAACAGCACGAATAATTCAGTTTACACTATTTATGGCAGGACGGAATCAGACGCGGTTGTGCGGTTTTACATCAATGGAAATCCTGACCAGGGTGCCGGCCCTGTTCTTGTGACAGCAACCGACAATACCGAGGCATTTTACCTTGGCGCGGGGCCAGATGGCCAGTTTATCGGCGACCTGCACCTTTTCCCCGGGACAAACAACATTCTTGCTGTTGCGAGAAAAGGGATAGAGGAAGGCAGGGCAAACATTACTGTGATGCTTGACAGCATCAGGCCATCGGCGCTTCTGGCTGATGTCCCTGCGGGCTCAAAGGAAGGAACTATGAGCCTAAGCGGCTCGGTTACAGAGCCGGGCACTGTTGAGATTTTAGTTGATGGCTCAGTGCAGGATTCAATGGAAACAGAGAACCAATTTGTTTTCAATAATGTCCAGCTTGGAAATGTGGGCCAGGGAGAGGAAAAAACTGTCAGGATTCAGTTAAGGGTCACGGACAGGGCGGGAAATGTGGGGATGAGCCCGGAGTATTCCATAAAAGTTGACAGGAAGATTCCAACTATTGTCCATGAGACAGATTATCACCCATTGATGCACAGCATTTTGCTGAATGTCAAGGGAAAAACAGAGCCTGGCGCCATTGTGCATGTGCAAAACCTGAGAAACCTCAGCAATGTGCAGGAATATACGGATAGGATGGCAAGAAATGATTTGACATTCATTGACCCAGTGGACCCATTGGGCGAATGGTTCAAGGAAAAAACCACAACAGCTGATGAGCACGGGGATTTTTCTGTTTATCTTAATTTATACAGAGGCAGAAACCATATTTATTTTAACGCGGCTGATGCTGCGGGAAACTCGTATGTTGATTACCAGGACGCTACAGTTGAGCTGGCGACCACCAAATGGAGGATCGCAAGGGTTGATACCTACCCGAGCAGCCTGTATTTCGAGGACATCGCGAACGGGGAAGTTGAGGCTACTGCATTCCTGGTTTTGGATTGGGTTGGTGGCGACCCACGGCCGGCAAAGGCTGAGCTGAAAGTTGTTGAAAAGGATGGCCCAAACACTGACAATAATGACCTGATTGGCAGGCCAAGCAGGCTCAAGGGTGGGGGCTATTATGACAAGGACAATGGAAGGCTCTTTGCATTGGTCGGAATAAAAGTCAATCGCTGGGCCGGGACTTCTGATGCTCTCTTTGACAAGCTTTATGGCAATTGTGTTGGTGACCTGTGCCTGCCTGACCTGAAAATCCACGGGGAAATTGTGCAGAAGCAGATGATAATCAGCATCAAGGGGGAGGTAGTTGAGACATTTGTTTCACCAACAGGCGAGCAGGCTGTTACGCCATCAATCATTTACGAAAAATTCGGCTATGCCGTGCAAAAGCCCAATGACCTTTCAAAATGGCTTTCCCCCCAGTTGATTAATGACTCAATCCAGTTCCTGACAAAAACCGAGGAATTCCTGGACAAGGCCCAGGACCTTCTTGTGAAGCTCACAGGCATTGGATTGCTTGCCTGCGGTGTTGCAGTTTTCAGCAATCTGATTGGAGGATTCATAATATCGCCCAGCAGGGAGCAGATGTATTGGGTCTGCGACAGGGTTTTGTGCCCGAGCATACCTCCTGATTGCGGGTCCATTTCAGATAGGAATGCTGTTTACTCTGGAGGGGCCAGCTCCGGCCCA
This genomic stretch from Candidatus Woesearchaeota archaeon harbors:
- a CDS encoding Trm112 family protein, encoding MAAKKKVAGKASKKDPIPVELYRILACPMCKSDVKYNSGRTALVCAKCKRKYAIKKGIPVMMPTGQK
- a CDS encoding methyltransferase, which codes for MVYWPREDSLLLKEVVRDFARGRVLDMGTGSGIQAMEAGRYCDEVVAADIDPEAVKELLKKNAGPKIKAMQSDLFSKVLGKFDLIIFNPPYLPNHPKAKDIALDGGEKGYEIVERFLGQARHYLKQNGKILLLISTLTNRKHIERALAGQKFKFKIIKEKKMDFEKLFVYLIEA
- a CDS encoding MGMT family protein; amino-acid sequence: MKFADKVYKLCRKIPKGKVSTYKAIAKAMKTKAYRAVGQALRCNPYAPEVPCHRVVASDGSLGGFAGRMNSRKKIMMLKKEGIRVKQGTIADFQKKMHRF
- a CDS encoding transcription initiation factor IIB, whose translation is MQAYVKKCPECSGINLFWNKDRGEIICRDCGLVVEEKMVDFDQEWRDFDSDQGESRRRSGAPMTYTQYDQGLGTEVGRKTDLYALAGKDRNKFFRLRKWQYRISTAIERNLKLALSELKRVSSYLKLPKSVEEESARIYTMAVQRGLVRGRSMESVVAGALYAACRRHDVPRTLDELSEASGIEKKEIGRTYRFVTRELGINILPSNPSDYIARFSSALKLSAETQSKSIEILESAQKAELTSGRGPTGIAAAALYVSALIHGEKRTQREVADVAGVTEVTIRNRYKELLEELDLDKEIRRVRKRRRVS